Proteins encoded together in one Salarchaeum sp. JOR-1 window:
- the icd gene encoding isocitrate dehydrogenase (NADP(+)) — MNYDQIDAPTEGEKITFDEESGLDVPDNPIIPIIYGDGIGKDVAPVAQDVLSAAAEATGRDINWFRLYAGESAREKYDENLPEDTVQALKDYRVSIKGPLTTPVGAGFRSLNVALRKKLDLYTNMRPTYYLDGVPSPVSDPEEMDMVNFRENTEDVYAGIEWEAGTEDVEQVREFVEDEMGFDSTIYDGPVGIGIKPISEFGTKRLVRQAIEYAIENDRDSVTLVHKGNIMKFTEGAFRDWGYELAEEEFPEQTIDEDTLWEEYDGDAPEDVVVVKDRIADNMLQQLLTRTTNYDVLAMPNLNGDYLSDAAGAQIGGLGIAPGANIGDGRFLAEPVHGSAPKHAGKDKANPSAIILSGKIMLEHIGWQDAADLVHDAVEQQISSKRVTYDLERQVEGGEKLAASEYAEEIIERIHELA; from the coding sequence ATGAACTACGACCAGATCGACGCTCCCACCGAGGGAGAGAAGATCACGTTCGACGAGGAGTCCGGTCTCGACGTCCCCGACAACCCCATCATCCCCATCATCTACGGGGACGGCATCGGAAAAGACGTCGCGCCCGTCGCGCAGGACGTACTGAGCGCCGCCGCGGAAGCGACCGGCCGCGACATCAACTGGTTCCGACTGTACGCCGGTGAGTCCGCGCGCGAGAAGTACGACGAGAACCTCCCCGAGGACACCGTACAGGCCCTCAAGGACTACCGCGTCTCCATCAAGGGCCCGCTCACGACGCCCGTCGGCGCGGGCTTCCGCTCGCTGAACGTCGCGCTCCGCAAGAAGCTCGACCTCTACACGAACATGCGGCCGACCTACTACCTCGACGGCGTCCCCTCCCCCGTCTCCGACCCCGAGGAGATGGACATGGTGAACTTCCGCGAGAACACGGAGGACGTCTACGCCGGCATCGAGTGGGAAGCCGGCACCGAGGACGTCGAACAGGTTCGCGAGTTCGTCGAGGACGAGATGGGCTTCGACTCCACCATCTACGACGGTCCCGTCGGCATCGGCATCAAGCCCATCAGCGAGTTCGGCACGAAGCGCCTCGTCCGGCAGGCCATCGAGTACGCCATCGAGAACGACCGTGACTCCGTCACGCTCGTCCACAAGGGCAACATCATGAAGTTCACCGAGGGCGCGTTCCGCGACTGGGGCTACGAACTCGCCGAGGAGGAGTTCCCCGAGCAGACCATCGACGAGGACACCCTCTGGGAGGAGTACGACGGCGACGCCCCCGAGGACGTTGTCGTCGTCAAAGACCGCATCGCGGACAACATGCTCCAGCAGCTCCTCACGCGCACGACGAACTACGACGTGCTCGCGATGCCGAACCTCAACGGCGACTACCTCAGCGACGCCGCGGGCGCCCAGATCGGCGGCCTCGGCATCGCGCCCGGCGCGAACATCGGCGACGGCCGCTTCCTCGCGGAGCCCGTCCACGGCAGCGCCCCCAAGCACGCCGGCAAGGACAAGGCGAACCCGAGCGCGATTATCCTGTCCGGGAAGATCATGCTCGAACACATCGGCTGGCAGGACGCCGCGGATCTCGTCCACGACGCCGTCGAACAGCAGATCTCCTCGAAGCGCGTCACCTACGACCTCGAACGCCAGGTCGAGGGCGGCGAGAAGCTCGCGGCCAGCGAGTACGCCGAGGAAATCATCGAGCGCATCCACGAGCTGGCGTAA
- a CDS encoding translation initiation factor: protein MSEDDVFEDVPGIEEDLARAEQQLTVRVERRTYDKPVTIVEGFEDESVDRSDLASELKSNLGAGGTVNDGAIEVQGDHAERVRELLEDRGFSVEA, encoded by the coding sequence GTGAGTGAGGACGATGTCTTCGAGGACGTTCCCGGTATCGAGGAGGATCTGGCGCGCGCCGAACAGCAGTTGACGGTGCGCGTGGAGCGCCGGACGTACGACAAGCCGGTGACGATAGTCGAGGGGTTCGAGGACGAGTCCGTGGATCGCTCCGACCTCGCGTCCGAGCTGAAGTCGAACCTGGGCGCGGGCGGGACGGTGAACGACGGCGCTATCGAGGTGCAGGGCGACCACGCGGAGCGCGTGCGGGAGCTACTGGAAGACCGCGGATTCTCAGTCGAGGCGTAG
- a CDS encoding cupin domain-containing protein encodes METHDLSAERIVEAVEGVYLAELSAGENMSVQHFHIQPGASVPEHSHRHEQVGFVYDGSLAFEVDGEEHVVTTGESYVIPADEPHAARSVGDTPVDGIDVFSPPRENPDWRA; translated from the coding sequence ATGGAGACACACGACCTGTCCGCGGAACGTATCGTCGAAGCCGTCGAGGGCGTCTACCTCGCTGAACTCTCCGCGGGCGAGAACATGAGCGTCCAGCACTTCCACATCCAGCCGGGCGCGAGCGTGCCCGAGCACAGCCACCGCCACGAGCAGGTGGGGTTCGTGTACGACGGTTCGCTCGCGTTCGAGGTGGACGGCGAGGAGCACGTGGTGACGACGGGCGAATCGTACGTGATTCCGGCCGACGAACCGCACGCCGCGCGATCCGTCGGGGACACGCCCGTTGACGGTATCGACGTGTTCAGTCCGCCGCGAGAGAACCCCGACTGGAGAGCGTAG
- a CDS encoding NUDIX domain-containing protein yields the protein MDAPHYVVNAEAAVHRDGEYLLVERAAAEEHGAGALALVGGKVEVTEGREVLEATVRREVAEEVGVTVGSMEYVTNSAFETPDDRVVNTVFLAEYDAGTARVRDPEEVAAVHWLSPAEVRDHPDAPQFTADYVDAVEAHRVERQS from the coding sequence ATGGACGCACCCCACTACGTCGTGAACGCGGAGGCGGCCGTCCACCGCGACGGCGAGTACCTGCTCGTCGAACGCGCCGCCGCGGAGGAACACGGCGCGGGCGCGCTCGCGCTCGTCGGCGGGAAGGTCGAAGTCACCGAGGGACGCGAGGTGCTCGAAGCGACGGTTCGCCGCGAGGTCGCGGAGGAGGTCGGCGTCACCGTCGGCTCGATGGAGTACGTGACGAACAGCGCGTTCGAGACGCCGGACGACCGCGTCGTCAACACCGTGTTTCTCGCGGAGTACGACGCCGGAACCGCCCGTGTCCGCGACCCCGAGGAGGTCGCGGCGGTCCACTGGCTCAGTCCGGCGGAGGTGCGCGACCACCCGGACGCGCCCCAGTTCACCGCCGACTACGTCGACGCCGTCGAGGCCCACAGGGTCGAGCGTCAGTCCTAA
- a CDS encoding DUF5817 domain-containing protein, which yields MYAVVGCSECSALWILEGRPETTECPRCGSTRQFSKRRKFVTTEDEDHAREVRSSMLANRSGYGDAFADLDSFSEMDAATDEAVVSDDEYLEAAGIDPDEVAAAGERADSGGSGGSVSKKERVREAVRELDQPTEDDIVAYCGEHGVGAEYARRTLEKLARSGEVSESRGVYRLL from the coding sequence GTGTACGCCGTCGTCGGCTGCAGCGAGTGCAGCGCGCTCTGGATACTCGAAGGCCGCCCCGAGACCACGGAGTGCCCGCGATGCGGCTCCACGCGGCAGTTCTCGAAGCGCCGGAAGTTCGTCACGACGGAGGACGAAGACCACGCCCGCGAGGTGCGGTCGTCGATGCTCGCGAACCGCTCCGGGTACGGGGACGCGTTCGCCGACCTCGACTCCTTCAGCGAGATGGACGCCGCCACGGACGAGGCCGTCGTGTCCGACGACGAGTACCTCGAAGCCGCCGGCATCGACCCCGACGAGGTCGCGGCGGCCGGCGAACGCGCCGACTCCGGCGGGAGCGGCGGGTCGGTGAGCAAGAAGGAGCGCGTCCGCGAGGCGGTTCGCGAACTCGACCAGCCCACCGAGGACGACATCGTCGCGTACTGCGGAGAACACGGCGTGGGCGCGGAGTACGCGCGCCGGACGCTCGAAAAGCTCGCGCGCTCGGGCGAGGTCTCGGAGAGCCGCGGCGTCTATCGACTGCTCTGA